CttcacggcctcaatcttctcTGTATCCACTCAAATACCGTCAGTTCCAATAATATGTCCAAGAAAAGCCACAGacgttaaccaaaattcacatttagagaacttagcatataatttcTGGCGTTGAAGTACCCTTAGTACCGCCCGCAAATGGTCCACGTGTTCCATCTCCGATcgtgaatagaccagaatatcattaataaatacgATCACAAACAAATCTAGATATGGTTTGAACACTCAGtttattagatccataaataccGTTAGAGCgtttgtcagcccaaaagacatcaccttaatctcataatgcccatatcgGGTCCTGAATGTGGTCTTTGGTATATCTACCTTTCTCACCTATActtgatgatagcctgaccacAGGTCCATCTTCGAAAAACATTAGGCACCctacaactggtcaaacaaatcatcaatcttggggaggggatatcggttcttaattgttaccttattcagctgcctatagtcaatacacattcgtagcgatctatctttctttttcacaaacagcactggtgctccccatggtgatgtgCTGGGCCTGATAAAATCCTTCTCCAGTAGGTCCTTCAACTACTCCTTTAGCtctgcgggtgccattctatatggggagatggagataggctgggtatctggTGGCACGTCcacagtgaactctatctcccattcTGGAGGGAGGCCTCAAAGTTTATCTTAAaacacatctggatattcattaaccacgggcACCGACTGAAAAGTTGGCACCTTTGCTTCCAGATTGTGTacgcggactaaatgataaatgcaccccttGCTGATCATTTTctttgccttaaggtatgaaataaacctaccctttAGTGATGCTGTGTTTCCTAACCACTCGACAATTGTTTCGTCAGGGAACTAAAACcgaaccattttatttttacagtcTACATTTGCATGATAAGAAGCTAGCCAATCCATatccataataacatcaaactccacCATATATAACTCTATCAAGTCAACCAAGGTACAATGACTATACATATTTACCAGGCAATGTATATATGTCTGCTTTACCACAATAGAGTCCCCTACTACTGTAGCAACCTCAAATGAttctattaactcaggcttaattctaattctactagcaacaaaaggagatatatatatatatatatatatatatatgataaagtagagcatggatccatcaacgcatatacatcttgagaaaagattgataatgtacaTGTGACCACATTCGATGATGCTTCCTGGTCCTGTCTACTGGCCAAAGCATACATACAGTTGGAAGGACCGCCAGAACTGGAGGCTCCCCTAgggcctctaccacggcctgctggtATCTGCATTCCCCGCCCCATCgggcgcatagccacagaaAAAGAAGAACCCACAACTGACCCTATTGGCTGAGCCATACCACCTGGAGTACTATTACATGGACACTCTCTCACcatatggccttgacggccacaaGAGAAACAAGCACCTGTAGTACAACGACATTCCCCGAAATGAGTCCTATCACAACGGGTACACTGGGGCATCGGTAGTCTTAACTATTGAGAACCCTGGTTCATCTGTATACCTGAAGCTCTAGAGCCTTGTCCGACCCCTGAATACCTAGTTCTTTCAACTCGTTCACCTAGATACTATGGAGGTACACTTCaagctggctgggagggataccTACGAAACTGCTGGAACCGCCCGTTGTGAAATTCTTCTAGATAACCATCTGGCTTAGCCCTCTTCGGCAGACTTCTAACAAACTCTATGTTAGGCTGACGCCttctatgtcgctcttctaccccttaGGCGTACGTTTGTACCTGGGTAATATCTAttcctggctgagaagccacgGCCATACAACTATTAACCAAATAAAAATCCAAGCCCATGATGTATCGATGCACCCTATCTGCCATATCAGTTACAATTGTGGGGGCATGTCTTGCCAACGattcaaactcaaggctatagtcTCGAACACTCCTGACATTCTACTTCAACTGCAAGAATTTATCTACCCTAGATCATCTCATTTCTGGGGgcaggaagtggctaagaaaAGCCTCTGCAAATTCATCCTATTCAGCTAGAGGAGCATCCTCGCCTctcgataactcccaagacttGTGCCAGTTAGCAGCTATATCACGTAGCTGATAGGAGGCTAATTCAATTGAATTAGTCTCCGAAGCTCTAATAATTCGCAGTGTATATTGCATTTGTCGAATGAATTCCTATGGATCCTCTATAGTTCTCGATCTGTAAAATTCTAGAGGGTTAAAAGCTAGGAAATAACGGAACCTTAGGCTATCTTGTCTATTAGCATCATCTGGGACATGCCTCCGAGCCTACCCTACCTTTAGTCCAGTCAACAGCTGCACTgcataaggttagtataatgatggagcttgaaacacgaatcatcaaagtataagtactcccgagtggagaatttcaacaaattatgagcacgagctaattactgattgggatgaatggaatgtggctttgaatgcactgttacattatggatattactcgagtatcaaccattagatgagattgTATACGCTACATTACGAAtattaaagcaccctatggttatGCTAGGGTTTTCtgtaaaggcaacctaacgtagggatgatttaacagtgtcacgacccaactccgtaggccatgactggtgcccgagttaggcacccatacgtacccttatccccacttagtacattaatcaaataaacataggtaatgattagaagggatctctaaatagatcacaaaatAGATATAACgcacgagggccgataggccatAACGAAACACacaaaacccaaaacatatatacaaaacccacatctcatgtctacagacctctacagactGATAtcatagtcatatgacgggacagggccccgttgtaccctgaacaacgtatatatatatatacaacaaaaagtgccagtaccaaaataggactccgaacaaaggagtactgtcgaccaacatggtggatgtcctaagcgagcggatcagcaaaccaatcgtctgtacctgcgggcatgtaacgcagcccccgaagaaagggggtcagtacggaaaatgtaccgagtatgtaaagcatggactgaattcagtaaagtcattaccagagcagaatgtgcaaaaatgagcaaaatatccagaaatatcaaatgctgatcaaaacctcagataatgtatgcagaaaaacatatgccatatccggccccattatgggactcggtgaacaaagtgtggtcgccctcccatcatcggcgccacggcacagcataacaccagagtagggaatatctccgtaacaaatcatatcatatcagatggccatatcaaatcatatcatatcatatcatatcacaaacatatatgtacatggcacagcataactccgtggcataatatttaccaccccatgtacatgtcatacctgccccctcacgtcgggacacggcgaataatgcagagaaatacgcacgaaaacaaAACACggcccgggctcggtgaaggaagcattggggcatccacgagtggagtagtgagaaactaatgcaaattaaatcatatttgagactcaatggaataatcagaatgagctatcatttaaaaatcgagacgagactcatgtcaagtacctttcgaaagttatcctggattatatcagaataaatcttctggaatcatatagacgtatcgaagcataataaaataccttttggaaatcaagggATTGTccatcctaatggctctaggaataggaacctctttgaaattatataaaagtcatatttttgtttcataaataccataccaaaacaaatattagctttacatacttatgtcaaaacatgaaaatcgaatgaatatgctttacatacttatgtcaaaaacatgccaaaagaaagaaaggttcgctttacatacctcttacggattactcttaactatgctcgcctcgtcgtctcttgaacctatttaacatgaaattaatactaaggttaataaactttcactttccaatttccaactctacacccaagtaaccataggaatcatttccttatctatgtctctcgactagtttattactagctccgaatctaccaaaaatcgggcagcatctcccctgtaacttgaacatccccgagttttcaactcggccaccatgtcaacaaccataccaacaacaacaaacagcagcatgtatacaattaaatcacttcaactttacacaatacaagctctatacaactcattccaaactacggtaccaaaatagagtttttaacctttatttcgtaaaatatgtaatcataccaaacggagggttgtgtggatgcaaccagcagcaaccacatccatttttgagtactttacagccctgcaacacgcaattaaaccaccaccaaactgcagcaccacaacaacaacacactacgcgacttcgatttaactactacgacttccatttagtttgtttccaacgtcaaacatccttatacatttttttccacttccagcatattttaagacatgtaatatacttcataacatcatcataaagtccagttcaaaacagaaaacgttacctttcccgaaattcaccaaaactcgccaaaacttgcctcggaattccctttagcgcagctgaaacttagggactgtttggtaacgttttgggctgcctaaaaccataaaatttcattactaacatcttcataacatcatgatataccctagataattaattcattaaACGGAatcgaagaacttacctttttctcctcccaaaatcgTAGCTCTTTCCTTGTTTCTAgcctaagtttctcttctcttctcttctttcttcctcTTGCTATTTCGTTTTGTTTCTCTTGAAATGTCTAGATGATTatggaaattaatgagtcataagactcatatatacatatacaactttaggggtgacacatgtcatcccctaagtggtgacacgtgtcaagccctaagtggtgacaaatgtcaagatctaagtggtgacacatgtcaaggtttcattggtccaacacacccctcttctccaatcatgggctgacatgtgtcatgtggggcccacatgagtcttcttgaagactttatgaaattcccattttacccctagccttccacaatattaccataggccactttgcgaattttcctttttgccctttgccttttccaatatttccacactattaatgatcataaataatattcatatccaacttgtatattaaataaattttggaagatgttcattcccttagctttaccacggctaccttaaaacatccaaccgtataaaaaacgggatataacatcctccatgagaaattccaatttttgccccttactttttctaatatttccaagttgaaattccaattttgtcataagaattttgtatccaacaagatcaaacatagccttgtccttgacttgttaccattatctcaaaaatatcctaatgtgcaaaatacgggttataacattcttccccccttttgaacattcgtcctcgaatgttgaacTAACCTCATACGGTGTCTTCATACTTCAGGAGGGTTCCTCTTATTGTTGTCCTTTTAAGTATGCCCATtacctatcccttctttcatatttttttaagctGTCGGGAAGCGTACGCTATAACTTGGCTGTACTGCATCAAGACATACCCTATTCCCACACccgaagtatcacaataaataacatacccaTATGGTACCTCTGGAAGAGTTACAACTGGAGTTGTAGTCAAATTCTCTTTCAATAACTTAAAGGTTCGTTCACAGGCATGAGTCCAATTGAATTTGGCTTCTTTCTGAGTTAATCTTGTCAGTGGTGCAgaaattgaagcaaatttctctaCAAATCTTCTGTAATAACCTGTTAATCCCAAGAAGTTGCGTACCTCTGTAGGTGTCGTCAGCCTAGGACATTTCTTTACGGCCTCGATCTTCAGTGTATCTACCCGAATACCATCAGCCCCAACAATATATCCCAGAAGTGCCATAgaagtcaaccaaaattcatatttggaaaatttagcatacagtTTCTAGTGTCAGAGTACTACAAGTACCGCTCTCAGATGATTTGCATGCTCTGCTTCTGACCGAGAATAAATCAGAATATCATCACTAAATATAATCCTGAACATATCCAAGAATGGTCTAAATACCCGATTTATCAGGTCTATGaataccgctggagcatttgtcaggccaaaagacatcactctgaacTCGTAATGGCTATATTGGGTCTAGAATATTGTCTTTGGTTTATCTGATTCTCTTACCTGcacctgatgataacccgatcgcaagtctatttttgaaaaccacttagcaccctccaactgatcaaataaatcatcaatcctgggaagggggtgtttattcttaatggttaccttattcagctgcctgtaatcaatacacatctgcagcgacccatctttcttttacaCAAATAATATCGGGCTCCCCAACAGTACTGAGTCTGATGAGGCCTTTTTCCGGTAAGTCTTTTAACTGCTCCTTcatctcttttaattctgcagaTGCCATTCTGTATGgaggaatatatatcatatgggTATCTAGCAGCACATCTAcggtaaagtctatctcccgTTCGGGAGGAAGGACTGGAAGCTCGTCTGGAAATTTATATGAGAATTCATTAACTACGGGAACTGACTGAAGGGTTGGCGCTTCCGCTTCCAAATACTGTATGCGAACCAGGTGATAAACACAACCTTTTCTGATCATTTTTctcgccttaaggtaggaaataaacttcccgCTCTGTGATGTTGTATTAACTGCCCATTCCATCACTGGTTCTCCTGAGAATTGAAAATATACTCGAACTACTAGGTCTTACATGAGTCCTCATTCCCCGTTATGGGTTTCCTTTTTTGGTACTTGAGAATATTGTGATCCCTCTTTGGCATAATATAATATGGTCTCGCGCTTTGCCTGTGATTTCTCTCGGGAGTTTCACTTACCGGGGTTTCCTTACTTTTCACCTCCTTCTAATACTTTGATCTCTTTGTTTTCTATCTACTTACCCTCTTTATTTCCCAAATATCGCTATActaaaatctccaatttaacCTACAGTCAAATAATAGAAGAGTACGTTGCAACAGTTGTACCTTTTATTCTTATCGTCGCTCGATCTTTGGTACCCTTGCATGATTAATGCCTCCCTTACCGTGACACCAGTTGCTGGAACTCACATGTCCACCGATACAATCGTACGTCGGACATTCTACACATTCATATCTATATGGATATATTCACAATCAACTAGACTACAAAATAGCTCCAAACGTTGTTCAAGCATATCGTTGTTCTAGAGTTGTGATGTACTTTCTGTCTCTTCACCAGCCTAGTCTACATCGTCTTACGTGGCCTCTTACAGTTTCCAGCCAttccataaactctaatttttccCTTAGGTTACTCTAACTTCTCATTTGTCTCTTACGTCtaattatataaaattcttccatacttcccagggaggtcacccatcctaaaattgCTCCCACCTGAGCACTCTTAACCTCATAACTTTGATGGAATTGGGTACGTTAATGTTGATATAATCGCGTCTATTTCCTCGTTTTACCTTTATTACATTATTGGGAGTGAGTCGAGATCTTACAGATTCTGAGACGCTTTCGTAACACATCCATCTTTTACAATTACTGTTTTACCCTTTTTGATCCTCAATCTTTACTTTTTGCTTTCGTGCGTGACTATCTTTTGTCCTGGACTACCAGATTCCCGAGGGTAGTGATCGCACCATCCATCAAGGTCTCTACCAATGATTCTTcacacggtctcagataccgcagcatatatctatttattattagccTCGAGATCCATCCATCTGTTATAGGATCTCATTTGGAGTGTAAGCGTtcccatatacatataatagcatcagttgattttctcttacgcttgtatttctcttgtccacttcccccctttagggtgtacccatgtcatcctctgttcattttcaactattcatgcgcAAATGATTCtgttttaacatatttaacataccgcaccatgtctacaccttctattagaacatctatactttaggttgcctctATAAGAAACCTTAGTACAACCATGGGTTGCTTAGTATTCTCGATGAATATtacacaatctagtccaagtacttgtactcgagtcatataactaatgtagtagtttagtcgAAGCTACATtcaattcatcccaatcagtacgtcactagtgcttatggCCGTGTCCGATTTTCCATTCGGGGcaattatactctgatgacacatgtttcacattttgttatcaCAGTTTTTCCCAATGGATActacttgttcctttaataatttcataatgcCTCGGTTGTTTTGTAATTTCTGTTCTTTCTCCTCTAGGTATCCCACTATTTTTCAAcatggaggtacatatacataatacccttttctgcctcatgagctttcatccttatcgtgtacccgatactaactcctaatcttactcacgaCCATATCTTGTAGTtgcttccttactaagctttacttatttccATAGTGATGCTCGCATATTCACAATATACCCTTCTCGTAttccaccccatagtataacacttcttcaccTTCCTCATAATTCTTGCTACAGGTTAATTCCAGTTGGTGAGGTAAACGTATCCaacctttgtctaaatcatccctCCGTATCGCAGGCCCTAATGAATCACCCCAGCATTTTTCCACCACATGAAACACGTGACCTTGAATCGCctacaaatttatgtttttccatTCACAGGTTACACCTCCAATTAGTCGACTAGGAACTGTTAAGATGTCCCCATACAACATTTTCCCAACCTCCACCAGAGAGGAACTAATATCCACTAAGCATCAGAGTACTTCCTAGTacttgactcacatggtcttgagtcgtgaacaattTTTTCCTAGTCCTCAAATAACAGCTGAGGGTTTTGTACTTTCCAGCAAGAATGAAACTCAATCGCTGGACACTTTTCCTTCCAACCAAAATTCTCTTTCGAATTATGACtctccaagtaaaaatggtACTCCTTTTACCGAAAACATAGAGGGAACCTCTTTCAATTTTAGTCCAATGTTATAAATTTTACCttatcggtatcaacttccaagacatcttCTAAACGTATGTCTCAGTCTCTTCCTTGCTTTTGTtccattctcaaaaaaataattgggaatagtttcctctgtattttgtactatctcaaaacctgcacgcagaagatAGTAGCAaggcctcacagggccaacatatacattttttttatatcacctTATATCACAGTCACATagagctttcaatatcaataaccgtatgaaaataatggacttacctcatgtgtcTACCTTACACTGCATTTATTgcactttcctatctactttcctttgaattttcaactttacatttcaagctCAACACCTTACTCAACATATCGCTTTCATAGCTTTACTTACCCGTATACTATGTAGCTCCCAATATCCTCCATAGCATTCCTCTATCGATATCGTTCCTTAGCTGAAATCAAATGTtagaaaaaaggaatttcatgtcctatggatgggctctatcgcatgatcttagatatgaaagaaaggtaacatcctaaatgccctatagcctcctgtttatagatgtggcgcgcaacacaccgataaacaagactctactagacacggtctgtagacattccgaggaaggaccgctctgataccacttctgtcacgacccaactccgtaggccatgactggtgcccgagttaggcacccatacgtacccttatccccacttagtacattaatcaaataaacataggtaatgattagaagggatctctaaatagatcacaaaatAGATATAACgcacgagggccgataggccatAACGAAACACacaaaacccaaaacatatatacaaaacccacatctcatgtctacagacctctacagactGATAtcatagtcatatgacgggacagggccccgttgtaccctgaacaacgtatatatatatatacaacaaaaagtgtcagtaccaaaataggactccgaacaaaggagtactgtcgaccaacatggtggatgtcctaagcgagcggatcagcaaaccaatcgtctgtacctgcgggcatgtaacgcagcccccgaagaaagggggtcagtacggaaaatgtaccgagtatgtaaagcatggactgaattcagtaaagtcattaccagagcagaatgtgcaaaaatgagcaaaatatccagaaatatcaaatgctgatcaaaacctcagataatgtatgcagaaaaacatatgccatatccggccccattatgggactcggtgaacaaagtgtggtcgccctcccatcatcggcgccacggcacagcataacaccagagtagggaatatctccgtaacaaatcatatcatatcagatggccatatcaaatcatatcatatcatatcatatcacaaacatatatgtacatggcacagcataactccgtggcataatatttaccaccccatgtacatgtcatacctgccccctcacgtcgggacacggcgaataatgcagagaaatacgcacgaaaacaaAACACggcccgggctcggtgaaggaagcattggggcatccacgagtggagtagtgagaaactaatgcaaattaaatcatatttgagactcaatggaataatcagaatgagctatcatttaaaaatcgagacgagactcatgtcaagtacctttcgaaagttatcctggattatatcagaataaatcttctggaatcatatagacgtatcgaagcataataaaataccttttggaaatcaagggATTGTccatcctaatggctctaggaataggaacctctttgaaattatataaaagtcatatttttgtttcataaataccataccaaaacaaatattagctttacatacttatgtcaaaacatgaaaatcgaatgaatatgctttacatacttatgtcaaaaacatgccaaaagaaagaaaggttcgctttacatacctcttacggattactcttaactatgctcgcctcgtcgtctcttgaacctatttaacatgaaattaatactaaggttaataaactttcactttccaatttccaactctacacccaagtaaccataggaatcatttccttatctatgtctctcgactagtttattactagctccgaatctaccaaaaatcgggcagcatctcccctgtaactttaacatccccgagttttcaactcggccaccatgtcaacaaccataccaacaacaacaaacagcagcatgtatacaattaaatcacttcaactttacacaatacaagctctatacaactcattccaaactacggtaccaaaatagagtttttaacctttatttcgtaaaatatgtaatcataccaaacggagggttgtgtggatgcaaccagcagcaaccacatccatttttgagtactttacagccctgcaacacgcaattaaaccaccaccaaactgcagcaccacaacaacaacacactacgcgacttcgatttaactactacgacttccatttagtttgtttccaacgtcaaacatccttatacatttttttccacttcaagcatattttaagacatgtaatatacttcataacatcatcataaagtccagttcaaaacagaaaacgttacctttcccgaaattcaccaaaactcgccaaaacttgcctcggaattccctttagcgcagctgaaacttagggactgtttggtaacgttttgggctgcctaaaaccataaaatttcattactaacatcttcataacatcatgatataccctagataattaattcattaaACGGAatcgaagaacttacctttttctcctcccaaaatcgTAGCTCTTTCCTTGTTTCTAgcctaagtttctcttctcttctcttctttcttcctcTTGCTATTTCGTTTTGTTTCTCTTGAAATGTCTAGATGATTatggaaattaatgagtcataagactcatatatatatatacaactttaggggtgacacatgtcatcccctaagtggtgacacgtgtcaagccctaagtggtgacaaatgtcaagatctaagtggtgacacatgtcaaggtttcattggtccaacacacccctcttctccaatcatgggctgacatgtgtcatgtggggcccacatgagtcttcttgaagactttatgaaattcccattttacccctagccttccacaatattaccataggccactttgcgaattttcctttttgccctttgccttttccaatatttccacactattaatgatcataaataatattcatatccaacttgtatattaaataaattttggaagatgttcattcccttagctttaccacggctaccttaaaacatccaaccgtataaaaaacgggatataacatcctccatgagaaattccaatttttgccccttactttttctaatatttccaagttgaaattccaattttgtcataagaattttgtatccaacaagatcaaacatagccttgtccttgacttgttaccattatctcaaaaatatcctaatgtgcaaaatacgggttataacattcttccccccttttgaacattcgtcctcgaatgttgaacTAACCTCATACGGTGTCTTCATACTTCAGGAGGGTTCCTCTTATTGTTGTCCTTTTAAGTATGCCCATtacctatcccttctttcatatttttttaagctGTCGGGAAGCGTACGCTATAACTTGGCTGTACTGCATCAAGACATACCCTATTCCCACACccgaagtatcacaataaataacatacccaTATGGTACCT
This DNA window, taken from Solanum dulcamara chromosome 3, daSolDulc1.2, whole genome shotgun sequence, encodes the following:
- the LOC129883549 gene encoding uncharacterized mitochondrial protein AtMg00860-like, which gives rise to MALLGYIVGADGIRVDTLKIEAVKKCPRLTTPTEVRNFLGLTGYYRRFVEKFASISAPLTRLTQKEAKFNWTHACERTFKLLKENLTTTPVVTLPEVPYGYVIYCDTSGVGIGYVLMQYSQVIAYASRQLKKI